In Ipomoea triloba cultivar NCNSP0323 chromosome 15, ASM357664v1, one genomic interval encodes:
- the LOC116005930 gene encoding serine/threonine-protein phosphatase 6 regulatory ankyrin repeat subunit A-like: protein MQAATVIDQMNPVLYRSNTHTGEIRAAKVIDQMNRDLYEAVVKGNVEDYHKALGQMPEEARRRQVTPKGNTVLHVAAIHGHEDLVKRILEDAAMSSLLFAKNKRNESALHCAAEKGYDGIVSVIISATKHHGDVESPGGRVKEMIEMKDDVKDTALHKAVRMGHLEVARLLIQKDPEFEYLANDDGETPIYIASELQFHDCLVEMLSECKNPTYGGPLGRNALHGAILSGFGYSKISNLIQTVAFPYTNGEFATECTHTLLELELEKKIGLCEKTDMFGWAPLHYAIKIENDKAVRMILEKKASAAYICAGDSDEWTTTFHIAARHDKVEMMKEISKWCPDCWEMVNSKGQNVLHEAILSNKLNVIRHIEENSDQFENLSVLC from the exons ATGCAAGCGGCTACGGTCATTGATCAGATGAACCCGGTTCTATACCGTAGTAATACCCATACTGGTGAAATACGAGCGGCTAAGGTCATTGATCAGATGAACCGGGATCTATACGAAGCAGTAGTGAAAGGCAATGTTGAAGATTACCATAAGGCCTTAGGGCAGATGCCGGAAGAAGCTCGCCGGCGTCAAGTTACCCCCAAGGGCAATACTGTACTTCACGTTGCGGCGATCCATGGTCACGAAGATTTGGTGAAAAGGATCCTTGAAGATGCAGCCATGTCGTCCCTGTTGTTTGCAAAGAACAAGAGAAATGAAAGTGCGCTACACTGTGCAGCAGAGAAGGGGTATGACGGCATAGTCTCTGTCATCATCAGCGCCACTAAGCATCATGGAGATGTGGAATCTCCAGGTGGTCGAGTGAAGGAGATGATAGAGATGAAGGATGATGTGAAAGACACGGCTTTGCACAAGGCCGTGCGAATGGGGCATTTGGAGGTGGCCAGGTTACTGATTCAAAAGGATCCTGAATTTGAGTACCTTGCCAACGATGACGGAGAGACGCCCATTTACATAGCATCAGAGTTGCAATTCCATGACTGCTTGGTGGAAATGCTTAGTGAATGTAAAAACCCTACTTATGGTGGGCCATTGGGTAGAAATGCTCTCCATGGAGCTATATTATCAG GTTTTGGCTACAGTAAAATATCTAACTTAATCCAAACTGTAGCTTTTCCCTACACTAATGGAGAGTTTGCCACAGAATGCACCCATACACTGTTGGAGTTGGAATTGGAAAAGAAGATCGGTTTGTGTGAGAAAACTGATATGTTTGGTTGGGCACCACTACACTATGCtataaaaattgagaatgatAAAGCTGTTCGTATGATACTTGAGAAAAAGGCATCTGCAGCTTACATTTGTGCGGGGGACAGTGATGAGTGGACAACAACATTCCACATAGCAGCAAGACATGACAAAGTTGAAATGATGAAGGAGATATCAAAGTGGTGCCCAGATTGCTGGGAGATGGTGAATAGCAAAGGGCAGAATGTATTACATGAAGCAATACTCAGTAACAAATTGAATGTGATACGACATATAGAAGAAAACTCCGATCAATTTGAAAACCTT AGCGTCCTATGCTGA
- the LOC116005931 gene encoding protein ACCELERATED CELL DEATH 6-like, with protein sequence MEPAMGIPHMKPALYRAAAAGTLEDYHEALRQMTAEGAEDCQVAPNGNTVLHVAVLHGNKHFVEEILEEQMAHAAASWSMLFARNNKNETVLHCAAEKGYADIVSVLIKAIKEYEDAESGVGVKEMIQMTDDVMDTALHKAVRMGHLEVVKLLIEEDNEFLYPPNDAGETPIYLAAESHSFYCLEKILETCTNPTYGGPWGRNALHVAILSPGIPTTSWEMLMRSLKSVLGKSLKSILLGHHAAKAECIQLLLEKKISLCEMIDEFGWTPLHYAVQLRDDKTVGMILEKKSSAAYIRAGKGDDWTTIFHIAARHGNIKTMKYISNRFPNCWTMINCKSQNVLHEAILSGRVNMIKYILKDLQMDNLVDQKDRDGNTPLHLLSFSSWSHVDYNHIVTRLKRKHFVFNKRHQTPHDLFNQPINAFKYISGGIPQRSGRRSGPRVDLAENQETASREDTDNVEGEINRMLRMSKTMTIIATLILTITFAAGFTVPGGYDSNSGSKQAGKPILFENTAFMVFVYSDSIAFVCSILSILIYIRMVSEASSSSKKYTTIASLYHLEAIMIVNTTVGVVVAFISGMYATLSLANEVLFIGLLLLLIVVEYKEE encoded by the exons ATGGAACCAGCTATGGGCATTCCTCATATGAAGCCGGCTTTGTACAGAGCGGCGGCGGCAGGTACACTTGAAGATTATCACGAGGCCCTCCGGCAGATGACCGCGGAAGGAGCCGAGGACTGTCAAGTTGCGCCAAATGGAAATACTGTGCTGCACGTAGCGGTGCTCCACGGCAACAAACACTTTGTGGAGGAAATCCTAGAAGAACAAATGGCCCATGCTGCCGCCTCGTGGTCTATGTTATTTGCTCGGAACAACAAAAACGAAACTGTGCTCCATTGTGCAGCGGAGAAAGGCTATGCCGACATAGTCTCTGTCCTCATTAAAGCAATCAAGGAGTACGAGGATGCAGAATCTGGTGTTGGAGTAAAAGAGATGATACAGATGACGGATGATGTCATGGACACCGCTTTGCACAAGGCAGTGCGAATGGGGCATTTGGAGGTGGTGAAGTTACTGATTGAAGAGGATAATGAATTTCTGTATCCTCCCAATGATGCTGGTGAGACGCCCATTTACTTGGCCGCAGAGTCGCATTCTTTTTATTGTTTGGAGAAAATACTCGAGACATGTACAAATCCTACCTATGGTGGACCCTGGGGTCGAAATGCTCTTCATGTAGCAATATTATCTCCAG GTATCCCAACAACATCATGGGAAATGTTGATGCGGAGTTTGAAGTCTGTATTGGGCAAGAGTCTCAAGTCTATTTTGCTGGGACATCATGCGGCTAAAGCAG AATGCATACAACTATTATTGGAAAAGAAGATTTCTTTGTGCGAGATGATTGACGAATTTGGTTGGACGCCACTACATTATGCTGTACAACTCCGTGACGATAAAACTGTTGGGATGATTCTTGAGAAAAAAAGTTCAGCAGCATATATTCGTGCAGGCAAAGGTGATGATTGGACAACAATATTTCATATAGCGGCAAGACATGGCAACATTAAAACGATGAAATACATATCAAACCGCTTTCCAAATTGTTGGACGATGATTAACTGCAAATCTCAAAATGTCCTTCATGAAGCGATACTGAGTGGTAGAGTGAATATGATAAAATACATATTGAAGGATCTCCAGATGGACAACCTTGTCGATCAGAAAGACAGGGATGGCAACACACCTCTTCACCTGCTTTCCTTTTCTAGTTGGAGCCATGTTGATTATAATCATATAGTGACCCGGCTTAAGCGGAagcattttgtgtttaataaacGACACCAAACTCCACATGACTTGTTCAACCAACCCATCAATGCTTTTAAGTATATCTCT GGTGGAATACCTCAGCGGAGTGGTAGGAGAAGTGGACCTCGTGTTGACCTAGCAGAAAATCAGGAAACAGCAAGCAGGGAAGATACTGATAATGTAGAAGGGGAAATTAATCGTATGCTACGAATGAGCAAAACAATGACCATCATTGCTACATTGATATTAACCATAACCTTTGCAGCTGGTTTTACAGTCCCAGGTGGATACGACTCCAATTCTGGCTCAAAACAAGCAGGGAAGCCAATACTGTTTGAAAATACAGCTTTTATGGTTTTTGTTTATTCAGATAGTATTGCTTTCGTGTGTTCTATTTTGtcgatattaatttacattaggATGGTGTCAGAAGCCTCATCTTCTTCTAAGAAGTACACAACTATCGCCAGCCTTTACCATCTGGAAGCCATCATGATTGTGAATACCACAGTAGGAGTTGTGGTTGCTTTCATCTCTGGGATGTACGCCACTTTAAGTCTCGCCAATGAAGTTTTATTCATCGGCCTCCTCCTTCTGCTTATTGTTGTTg AATACAAGGAAGAATGA